In a single window of the Thermovirga sp. genome:
- a CDS encoding efflux RND transporter periplasmic adaptor subunit, whose amino-acid sequence MKKGRLKILAAAGIIVLLTLSLFFLLRPEKMAAVMVVRGEISSGVEEDGYLQPMEERNFYATQTARIAELPVEAGDEVSQGQLLIGMANPDLEAILAETRAYWRQAEKSETGYAAATASLRLLLADEDRNLERYRKLYEAGALSRIEIEQASLRVERYTKDLVEAEARLASASELSRGLRQQVSELEKKQAELTLKSPIDGYILNLPVKKEQVVMAGELLAALGVENEMEIRSDVLSDSLGGVTVGSRVRITAPILGKRTLEGHVKKIYPLAEEKVSPLGVAQRRVPVIIAFPMSDILKPGYEVRVFIETSRREHALLLPVESVRTEDGIRKVFRLEGGKIHATDVRTGITDRRMVEILDGLEEGDVVVRDASLDLSEGQRARAAEDR is encoded by the coding sequence ATGAAAAAGGGAAGGCTGAAGATCTTAGCGGCTGCCGGGATCATTGTGCTGCTGACTCTCTCACTCTTCTTCCTCCTCAGGCCCGAGAAGATGGCAGCGGTCATGGTCGTCAGAGGGGAGATATCAAGCGGAGTCGAGGAGGACGGCTACCTTCAGCCCATGGAGGAAAGGAACTTCTACGCCACCCAGACCGCAAGGATAGCGGAACTCCCCGTCGAGGCGGGCGATGAGGTCTCGCAGGGCCAGCTGCTCATAGGCATGGCAAATCCTGACCTGGAAGCGATCCTCGCTGAGACGAGGGCCTACTGGAGACAGGCCGAGAAGAGCGAGACCGGTTACGCTGCTGCGACAGCAAGCCTTCGTCTCCTTCTGGCGGATGAGGACCGGAACCTTGAACGCTACAGAAAACTCTACGAGGCAGGTGCCCTGTCAAGGATCGAAATCGAGCAGGCGAGCCTGAGAGTAGAGCGATACACCAAGGACCTGGTCGAGGCCGAGGCCAGGCTGGCATCAGCCTCGGAACTGAGCAGAGGCCTTCGTCAACAGGTCTCGGAACTGGAGAAGAAACAGGCCGAATTGACCCTGAAAAGCCCGATCGACGGCTATATCCTAAACCTCCCGGTCAAGAAGGAGCAGGTGGTCATGGCCGGAGAACTCCTGGCCGCTCTCGGGGTTGAAAACGAGATGGAGATACGCTCCGACGTTCTCAGCGACTCCCTTGGGGGTGTGACGGTGGGAAGCAGGGTAAGAATCACAGCCCCCATTCTGGGCAAACGTACGCTTGAGGGCCATGTAAAGAAGATCTACCCCCTGGCGGAGGAAAAGGTCTCCCCTCTTGGGGTTGCCCAGAGAAGAGTGCCGGTTATTATTGCTTTTCCCATGTCGGACATTTTAAAACCCGGTTACGAGGTAAGGGTCTTCATTGAGACGTCACGCAGGGAGCATGCGCTGCTGCTGCCGGTGGAGTCTGTCCGTACCGAGGACGGGATCAGGAAGGTCTTCCGGCTTGAGGGTGGGAAGATCCATGCCACCGATGTCAGGACCGGCATCACCGACCGACGGATGGTGGAGATACTGGATGGGCTGGAAGAGGGCGACGTGGTCGTTCGGGACGCCAGCCTTGACCTCAGCGAGGGTCAGAGGGCCAGGGCCGCCGAAGACAGATAG
- a CDS encoding ABC transporter permease: MMTVLTRKLLRTIGSTLGQFIASAVVIATGVMAFVTMTAMADNLVSSRDSFYRETDFADHFFHVVRAPEGVLSRVEAVPGVLRASVRIQKDVPVINDGDERTMIRLVGYPLPDRQELNRVKVLSGRMAEKYPEGGAVEILVNRQFAEAHGFRPGDTIDIAAEGRRKTLTITGTAAGPDFIYAVKDASSMLEDPSFFGVAVLPQNQLQQILGEKGSVNQVLVRFNPGADRARAAREIRNILEPYGSLADYEQKDQISEAILRVELNQLKAFARFLPTVFLGIAALMQFVFIGRMVQAQRGQIGILKAVGYGNVSLLALYGGYAFAAASAGAVAGTGLGYFFAGLMTKLYMMFFNLPHLEEALHFRAAGLVFGATLVVGTLSGVWAARGVLAVSPAEAMRPAAPRSLRPTLMENIPGLMERLDLSWRMSLRSMFRNRFRSAVTILGLLLAVGMIVISIFARDSMFDLMERHFEKEWRFDFLVRAVNPVKEADLLSISNLPGVREAEPLLELPVRIHFKGRYREDVLFAMHPGSSLGRVIARNGHELDFPEEGLFLDWYTARILGAGTGDEVEVETILALGPPRKSMLRVAGISRKAFGSASSVSLRTANRLLNEQGVASGIVFNTSEEFNGSIGSALGDMINVISVTSREKEVQFLEKNMKYLHYSIGIMIFFSVLLGFAIVFNASSLSFSERRRELASLRVLGFSVGEISSLLWKENLLLLALGAVLGLPFGRLMAEAYAIGVSTDLFTFEAVGYPTTYAISVLGGGLFILVSWGLAARNVGRLQPVETLKAND, translated from the coding sequence GTGATGACGGTCCTGACCAGAAAACTCCTTAGGACCATAGGCTCGACCCTGGGTCAGTTCATAGCATCGGCTGTGGTGATCGCCACGGGAGTAATGGCTTTCGTGACGATGACCGCCATGGCAGACAACCTGGTAAGCTCCAGAGATTCCTTCTACCGGGAGACTGATTTTGCCGATCACTTCTTCCATGTCGTCAGGGCTCCCGAGGGAGTGCTTTCGCGCGTTGAGGCAGTCCCAGGAGTCCTCCGGGCCTCTGTGAGGATTCAGAAGGACGTGCCGGTCATTAATGACGGGGACGAAAGGACCATGATCCGGCTCGTTGGTTACCCGCTACCCGACCGCCAGGAACTCAACAGGGTCAAGGTACTCTCGGGCAGGATGGCCGAGAAGTACCCCGAAGGCGGCGCGGTGGAGATACTGGTGAACAGGCAGTTCGCCGAGGCCCATGGTTTCAGGCCGGGGGACACTATAGACATAGCAGCCGAGGGGAGGAGGAAGACTCTTACCATAACAGGAACGGCGGCGGGCCCCGATTTCATCTACGCTGTGAAGGACGCCTCATCCATGCTTGAAGACCCATCCTTCTTTGGTGTGGCAGTCCTTCCACAGAACCAGTTACAGCAGATACTGGGCGAAAAAGGTTCCGTGAATCAGGTGCTGGTCCGCTTCAACCCCGGGGCGGACAGGGCAAGAGCAGCAAGGGAGATCAGGAACATCCTTGAACCTTACGGCAGCCTGGCCGACTACGAACAGAAGGACCAGATAAGCGAGGCGATCCTCAGAGTGGAGCTCAACCAGCTAAAGGCTTTCGCAAGGTTCCTCCCCACGGTATTCCTGGGGATAGCGGCGCTGATGCAGTTCGTCTTTATCGGGAGGATGGTACAGGCCCAAAGGGGTCAGATAGGCATTTTGAAGGCTGTGGGATACGGCAACGTTTCGCTCCTGGCCCTTTACGGAGGATACGCCTTTGCCGCCGCATCGGCGGGTGCTGTGGCTGGGACCGGTCTTGGCTATTTCTTCGCAGGCCTGATGACAAAGCTGTACATGATGTTCTTCAACCTGCCACACCTGGAGGAGGCTCTCCACTTCAGGGCTGCGGGGCTGGTTTTCGGGGCAACCCTCGTCGTGGGGACCCTGTCCGGCGTCTGGGCCGCCAGGGGAGTGCTGGCGGTAAGCCCCGCAGAGGCCATGAGACCGGCCGCTCCGCGATCCTTACGCCCGACATTGATGGAGAACATCCCGGGACTCATGGAACGACTGGATCTGAGCTGGCGTATGAGTCTGCGCTCCATGTTCAGGAACAGGTTCCGGTCTGCCGTCACAATCCTGGGGCTCCTCCTTGCCGTGGGAATGATAGTCATATCCATCTTTGCCAGGGATTCCATGTTCGACCTCATGGAGAGACACTTCGAAAAGGAGTGGCGATTCGACTTCCTGGTCAGAGCGGTCAACCCTGTGAAAGAGGCCGATCTGCTGTCCATATCGAACCTTCCGGGGGTAAGGGAGGCGGAACCACTTTTGGAACTCCCTGTAAGGATCCACTTCAAGGGGAGATACAGGGAGGATGTCCTATTCGCGATGCACCCGGGATCCAGTCTTGGCAGGGTGATCGCCCGGAACGGACACGAACTGGACTTCCCCGAAGAGGGCCTCTTCCTGGACTGGTACACCGCTCGGATCCTGGGCGCGGGGACGGGTGACGAAGTGGAGGTTGAGACCATCCTGGCGCTGGGTCCCCCGAGAAAGAGCATGCTGAGGGTGGCGGGCATCAGCCGCAAAGCTTTCGGGAGCGCATCCAGCGTAAGCCTTCGCACTGCCAACCGCCTGCTTAACGAACAGGGGGTCGCCTCGGGCATTGTCTTCAACACCAGCGAAGAATTCAATGGAAGCATCGGATCTGCCCTGGGAGACATGATCAACGTCATCTCCGTGACCAGCAGGGAGAAAGAGGTGCAGTTCCTCGAAAAGAACATGAAATACCTCCATTATTCTATCGGAATAATGATCTTCTTCTCCGTGCTGCTAGGCTTTGCCATAGTCTTCAACGCCTCTTCCCTCTCCTTCTCCGAACGGCGGAGGGAACTGGCAAGCCTGAGAGTGTTGGGATTCTCGGTGGGAGAGATCTCATCGTTGCTGTGGAAAGAGAACCTGCTTCTCCTTGCCTTGGGAGCCGTGCTCGGGCTCCCCTTCGGCAGGCTAATGGCCGAGGCTTATGCGATCGGGGTCAGCACCGACCTCTTCACCTTCGAGGCGGTGGGCTATCCAACTACCTACGCTATCTCCGTGCTGGGCGGAGGGCTGTTTATCCTCGTCTCCTGGGGTCTTGCGGCAAGAAACGTCGGCAGGCTCCAGCCGGTGGAGACGCTGAAGGCTAACGACTGA
- a CDS encoding ABC transporter ATP-binding protein, which produces MQEKGRTWRLDRVFKTYEMGEVTVEALRESSLSIPEGELVVILGPSGSGKSTLLNLLGGMDVPTGGGVWFRDENLSTAGDRQLTRYRRNVVGFVFQFFNLIPDLTARENVEIAAELVDSPLSTEDVLDRVGMSDRMDHFPSQMSGGEQQRVAIARALVKNPLLLLCDEPTGSLDASTGRLILAQLEEINKKFGTTVVIVTHNASIADMARRVIRMSSGRIVEETYNEEPLPPERISW; this is translated from the coding sequence ATGCAGGAAAAGGGACGGACCTGGAGGCTCGACAGGGTTTTCAAGACCTATGAAATGGGCGAAGTTACAGTGGAGGCTCTCAGGGAATCCTCTCTCTCTATCCCCGAGGGGGAGCTGGTCGTCATCCTGGGCCCCAGCGGATCCGGCAAGAGTACCCTCCTTAACCTACTGGGCGGGATGGATGTCCCCACCGGCGGGGGTGTCTGGTTCAGGGATGAGAACCTCTCCACCGCCGGCGACAGGCAACTTACCCGCTACCGACGCAACGTGGTGGGTTTCGTATTCCAGTTCTTCAACCTGATCCCCGACCTGACGGCCCGGGAGAACGTCGAGATTGCCGCGGAACTCGTTGACTCCCCCCTCTCCACCGAAGACGTGCTCGACCGTGTAGGCATGTCAGACAGGATGGACCACTTCCCATCCCAGATGAGCGGCGGCGAACAGCAGCGCGTTGCCATAGCCAGGGCCCTTGTGAAGAACCCGCTATTATTGCTCTGCGACGAGCCGACGGGCTCTCTCGACGCGTCCACGGGAAGGCTGATCCTCGCGCAACTGGAAGAAATTAACAAAAAGTTCGGGACCACGGTGGTGATAGTGACCCACAACGCTTCTATAGCCGATATGGCCCGTCGGGTTATCAGGATGAGCAGTGGCAGGATCGTTGAGGAAACATACAACGAGGAACCCCTGCCGCCGGAGAGGATCTCCTGGTGA